One genomic region from Zingiber officinale cultivar Zhangliang unplaced genomic scaffold, Zo_v1.1 ctg110, whole genome shotgun sequence encodes:
- the LOC122035793 gene encoding probable aspartic protease At2g35615, with amino-acid sequence MAAISIFFRLLLLISFVPALVPQDTIFDVELVHRDSPKSPLFNSSMTPFDRLQAAVVRSVNRASYLDNRIDMKTSINIELGLRYDDGEFLMRFRMGTPNSQSMWGASLTLICQYHATYGDGSNIDGIFSSETFSFTSLGTNQNTFIPNMVFGCNFRSLHIQIDDPGSFIGLGPRSPSLIH; translated from the exons ATGGCGGCCATTAGTATCTTCTTCCGCCTCCTCCTACTGATCTCCTTCGTGCCAGCACTTGTCCCGCAGGACACTATCTTCGACGTCGAGCTAGTCCACCGCGACTCCCCGAAGTCGCCACTGTTCAACAGCTCGATGACACCCTTCGATCGCCTGCAGGCTGCCGTCGTCCGCTCGGTCAACCGAGCTAGCTACTTGGACAACCGCATCGACATGAAGACCTCCATCAACATAGAGCTCGGCTTGCGTTATGATGACGGGGAATTCTTGATGCGGTTCAGGATGGGCACGCCAAACTCGCAATCTATGTGGGGGGCATCGTTGACACTG ATATGCCAGTACCATGCCACCTACGGTGACGGCTCCAACATTGACGGAATTTTCTCCTCGGAAACCTTTAGTTTCACCTCGTTAGGTACAAACCAAAATACCTTCATTCCAAATATGGTATTCGGTTGCAACTTCCGGTCCTTGCACATCCAAATTGACGACCCCGGCAGCTTCATTGGGTTGGGCCCCAGGTCGCCGTCTCTGATCCATTAG
- the LOC122035794 gene encoding aspartic proteinase nepenthesin-2-like, producing MLRGGDASRLFLGRGKQIVTGKTTVTPLMTQDGFNAVQLNTISIPDEFDILLTRRSKLGAGNIIFDSGTVMTMLNTQVVDQLVRALTDYISLPTVKTGEYKLCFNVSSTEQEEQLPGLWFSFAGTLGNFRVSPDNLFRWYSDQVKCMVILGTSGTQIFGNIMQPDVLVGHDLDKMELTIIDKRCIDLYNPQ from the coding sequence ATGCTCCGTGGGGGAGATGCCAGCAGGCTCTTCTTGGGACGTGGCAAACAGATAGTCACCGGAAAGACGACGGTCACGCCGCTCATGACGCAAGATGGCTTCAACGCCGTGCAACTTAACACCATCTCAATCCCGGATGAGTTCGACATCTTGCTTACTAGGAGGTCCAAGTTGGGGGCCGGCAACATCATCTTCGACTCTGGCACTGTCATGACCATGCTCAACACTCAAGTGGTGGACCAGTTGGTGAGGGCATTGACGGATTACATTAGCTTGCCGACTGTGAAGACGGGCGAATACAAATTGTGCTTCAATGTGTCCTCGACAGAGCAAGAAGAGCAGCTGCCAGGGTTGTGGTTCTCGTTTGCTGGGACATTGGGGAACTTCAGGGTGAGCCCTGATAACTTGTTTAGGTGGTATAGTGATCAAGTGAAATGCATGGTGATACTAGGAACGAGTGGTACACAGATCTTTGGGAATATTATGCAGCCAGATGTTTTGGTTGGGCATGATCTAGATAAAATGGAATTGACCATTATAGATAAAAGGTGCATCGATTTATACAATCCCCAATAA